In Trichoderma asperellum chromosome 1, complete sequence, a single window of DNA contains:
- a CDS encoding uncharacterized protein (EggNog:ENOG41~TransMembrane:1 (i7-34o)) produces MPSTSEVIALFDSTAIALFLTTVVVFAIPVFILFPPIPVEHGDALQQTHSKVGIPASESNLRNQTSPEHNHQPGKAGKIQSLLIYPVKSCRGIEVTNSKVLAKGFEFDRLFTFARQKASRTTPLVAPGEEAEQPNQPKKPQWEILTLRQVPLLANVQVDLWLPDASKASRQLGRVGGRFIVVRFPWKDAGLRGMIQWVSAKLSRGFSGIPEKEFMLSIDFPPPSEIKTRGYQYEDTRFFDSTVHALNLRNEVPLELGHYLGVNVPMTIFMSDPAQRREVFRNAPRKEDLGYQPLADFQDVYPLNVLSLTSVRALESKVQKDDGLKFLDARRFRPNIIVSGLKEYDEDDWRRIEFSQPSQSATTKGLKSHFDVSGRAVRCKLPNVDPATGIRHKVEPDNSLRKYREIDGGAPGKGCFGMQLCPIFSSTDKPEDMELSLEVGMEIKVLERGQHWAL; encoded by the exons ATGCCGTCGACCTCCGAAGTCATTGCTTTGTTTGACTCTACCGCCATTGCCCTCTTTCTCACAACTGTGGTTGTTTTTGCCATTCCTGTATTTATACTATTCCCGCCGATACCAGTGGAGCACGGGGATGCTCTCCAACAAACGCACAGCAAAGTCGGCATACCAGCATCTGAGAGCAATCTCAGAAACCAGACATCGCCCGAGCATAACCACCAACCAGGCAAGGCAGGCAAGATACAGAGCTTATTGATTTACCCCGTCAAGTCATGTCGGGGCATAGAGGTTACGAACAGCAAAGTCCTTGCCAAGGGGTTTGAGTTTGATCGCCTTTTTACCTTTGCAAGGCAAAAGGCGAGTCGCACAACGCCTCTTGTGGCaccaggagaagaagcagaacaGCCCAATCAGCCGAAGAAGCCGCAATGGGAAATCCTCACCTTGCGGCAGGTCCCGCTGCTGGCGAATGTCCAAGTCGATCTGTGGCTCCCAGATGCAAGCAAGGCTAGCCGCCAGCTCGGCAGAGTAGGCGGCCGATTCATTGTTGTTAGATTTCCTTGGAAGGATGCTGGCCTGAGGGGCATGATCCAGTGGGTATCTGCCAAACTGAGCCGCGGCTTCAGCGGCATCCCAGAAAAAGAGTTTATGCTATCAATTGATTTCCCACCCCCCAGCGAGATTAAAACCAGAGGCTACCAGTATGAAGATACGCGGTTCTTCGATAGCACTGTTCATGCCCTGAATTTGAGAAATGAGGTGCCCCTTGAGCTGGGTCACTATCTGGGAGTTAACGTGCCAATGACCATCTTCATGAGCGACCCAGCTCAACGGAGGGAAGTCTTCAGAAACGCACCTCGCAAAGAGGACCTTGGATACCAGCCCTTGGCCGACTTCCAGGATGTG TATCCACTGAATGTTCTTAGCCTGACGAGTGTCCGCGCTTTGGAGTCCAAAGTGCAGAAAGACGACGGGCTCAAGTTCCTGGACGCGCGCCGTTTTCGCCCGAATATTATTG TATCTGGTCTCAAAGAgtacgacgaggacgactgGAGACGGATTGAGTTCTCACAGCCTTCCCAAAGCGCCACGACTAAGGGTCTGAAGAGTCACTTTGACGTCTCAGGCCGCGCAGTTCG GTGCAAATTGCCAAATGTCGATCCAGCCACCGGGATTCGACACAAAGTGGAGCCCGATAATTCGCTCAGGAAGTACCGCGAAATCGATGGAGGCGCTCCAGGGAAGGGTTGCTTCGGAATGCAGCTGTGTCCCATATTTTCAAGTACAGACAAGCCAGAGGACATGGAGTTGTCACTAGAGGTGGGTATGGAGATTAAGGTTCTGGAACGGGGCCAGCACTGGGCTTTGTAA